The following are encoded together in the Tribolium castaneum strain GA2 chromosome 3, icTriCast1.1, whole genome shotgun sequence genome:
- the LOC656310 gene encoding uncharacterized protein LOC656310, with amino-acid sequence MSKSRVCPDKTINAEKETCAKKTNLLIYEREKGEACKPPKTYIPPISSPQVKRIKICTGAELKKMCAPPPCPCPPKIPRPTLLQRLGKLLGLGAKSLVALGAVYVTYDMGIWGDSKTTGELYKNVCNAILPNIIEPAKEKPLTSSCKAELELFNAFEKDPYCCDKFPIDSESSAYEVQQKWNKIVTKTFSAIAGFPATVRNWSHQVYCKMVDAESCKVAQDDGEEECCPCD; translated from the exons ATGTCTAAATCTCGTGTTTGCCCCGATAAAACTATCAACGCAGAGAAGGAAACTTGCGCCAAAAAGACAAACCTCCTAATCTATGAGCGCGAAAAGGGAGAAGCTTGCAAACCACCAAAAACCTACATACCTC CGATATCCAGCCCTCAAGTCAAGCGAATTAAAATATGTACGGGGGCCGAACTGAAAAAGATGTGTGCACCACCTCCATGCCCCTGCCCCCCCAAAATCCCAAGACCCACTTTGCTACAAAGACTAGGAAAACTGCTAGGTCTGGGCGCGAAAAGTCTGGTGGCTTTAGGGGCCGTTTATGTGACCTACGATATGGGAATTTGGGGAGACTCCAAGACCACGGGAGAGCTCTACAAAAACGTGTGCAATGCCATTTTGCCCAATATTATAGAACCGGCGAAGGAAAAACCACTGACGTCGTCGTGCAAAGCGGAATTGGAACTATTTAAT GCGTTCGAGAAAGACCCGTACTGTTGCGACAAGTTCCCGATTGATTCGGAAAGCAGCGCTTATGAGGTACAACAGAAGTGGAACAAGATTGTCACGAAGACGTTTTCAGCGATTGCAGGATTTCCGGCCACCGTCAGGAATTGGTCACACCAGGTTTACTGTAAAATGGTCGATGCGGAAAGCTGTAAGGTGGCGCAGGACGATGGAGAAGAGGAATGTTGCCCTTGtgactaa